The DNA sequence CCTTATCACAGGGTCGTAGATGGTACACAATATCCATCAGTAATGTTGCTTTCTGGCGAAAATGACGGGAGAGTTGATCCATCTCACTCAAAGAAAATGGCTGCAAGGCTTCAAAGCGCAACACGTTCACGCAAGCCGATTCTCCTGAGGATTGATACTGCCGGCCATGGTTTCGGGGCCACTCTTGACCTGCGAGTAGCACAAGATACTGATGTTTTTACATTCCTTCATCAGGAACTTCACTTGAGCTGAATTGAATTGCATTAAAGAATTCTGTGAGTTCATTCCATCTAACTTACATTTTCACTTTTATAGCATGAAATTGTATCAAAAGGTATTTAAATCTGTTTTAAATACTAAGTATGAAAAAACTACTTACTGCATCATTAAATTTGTGCAGTGCAGTCTTCGGTCAACTACTCCTCGCTAAAGCTTCGGAGCTTGCAGCTGGGCATTCTTAGGCTCACCCGCTACGATGGGCTGATTGACTGCAGCCCTGTTCCTGATGTTGAGGGAAGCAATGAAATCTGCTTCTCCCTCAAGACCACAGGATATGCATTTGAATTTAGGTCGTTCTGGCCTGTTCCTCCTGTCAATGGTGTGGCAGGACGGACATTCCCTGCTGGTATTTTCTGGAGTAACTGGGATTACAGGGACGCCCATTATCCTGGCCTTATATTCAATGAATGACCTGAGCTGGTGGAAAGCCCAGGAGTTATGCTGGTATCGCTCTCTCTTTCTAACGGTTGTCCTCTCCCTGAGGCCTTTGAGATTTTCAATGGCTACAGCAGAAGAGGTGCCTTTGGCTTTCTGCACAATCTCCTTCGATATCACATGGTTTGTGTTCTTGGCGAACCTGCCCTCCTTTCCGGAGAGCTTCTTGAGATGCCGTCTGGCAGACGTGGTGCCTGCAGACTGGAGGTCGACCCTGAGGGCAGAGTATCTCTTCCTGACTTTTTCTATTTTATCGCCGGAATAGTATTTGCCGGTGGAATCAACGGCGATGTTCACCCTCCCCAGATCAACGCCCATAATGTCTTTCGGTTCTATTTGCGGTTCCACTGGGACATCGATAGCGACCATCAGGTAGAAAAGCTTATTTTTTCGTACAAGATCACTCTGCCCCCTCATTCTCCTGAATGGTATCTCACCGTATTTCCCAATGGTTATGTGTATTCTTATCCTGCCTTGAACCGTGTTGATGCTGACCTCATCCATGCCCTTGAAGCTCAGTATCCTCTGATCGTATACGATGCTCCCGTACTCACGGAATTCATGGAATATTGCCTTATCCGTTTTATAGGTCTCCACGACCTTTGCAATGACCCTGATCGCAAGCTGGGAAGCCAGTCCGAATTTATCCCTTATGTCATGGTATACTATTTTCTGCAGGAGTACCTTGTTGAATATTTTCCGGTTCCACGCTATTTCAGAGACAAAATTACATGCATCGTTAAATTGCCTGAACGTATCGGTGAGAATTACTTTCTGATTGTCGTCAGGGAGGAGCTTGATCTGAAGGGTCTTGAGCACAATATTGATATATTAATTCAATATAAAAGAGTGTCGCAATTACTCTCCACCCTGAAGGTTGGAGCTTCATTGCAATGGGAATGTGATAGTTATGAAAGACATAAAGTCAAAAAATGTTGAATACATATATGCAGGAACAACCACAACCGATGGGGCGGGAGTGAAACTCAAGAGAATATTTGGAGGTCATGAGTCTGCAGTAAGGACCGATCCATTTCTTCTCCTTGATCACTTTGGATCAAACAAGCCTGAGGAATACCTTTCAGGTTTTCCGTGGCATCCTCATAGAGGTATAGAGACCGTTACTTATTTACTGGAGGGAAAGGTCGAACATCAGGACAGTGAAGGCAACAGGGGTACCATATATCCATCGGATATACAATGGATGTCTGCTGCAAGTGGCATTTTCCATCAGGAAATGCCAAAACCCCTGGACGACAAGGACCCAAAGGAGCTTCTAAGGACAACAGGCATGACCACCAGCTCCGTAGGGTTCCAGCTATGGATAAATATGCCTGCAAAAATAAAGATGTCCACTCCAATGTATAATGGCATTCAAGGGAAAACAACCCCTGTCGTCGACGATGGTAATGGTTCTACTGTGAAGATGGTCGCAGGAGAATACCTTGGGACAGAGGGGTCGCTTAAGGGAAGGAGTGAGGTTGACCCTACATATCTGGATGTAAGGATGGACAGGGAAACTGAATTCACTTTTCCGGTAAAAACAGGTTATACCTCAATAATTTACAGTATCGCAGGAGAGGTAATGACCGGATCAACAGGAGAAAAATTACTTCCAGGATCTGCTGCGGTGTTTGGCAACGATGGAGACGCCGTGTCAGTGTCTTCCAGGGACAGCGGTGGCAGGTTCATTTTCCTCTCAGGTAAACCCTTGAGGGAGCCAATTTACTGGTACGGGCCAATGGTGATGAACACCCGTGAGCAGATAAACGAGGCACTGAGAGACCTACAGTCAGGCTCTTTCATAAGGGATAAGAATCCAATCTTTCAGTGAACTGCAGATAGGCATGTTTGCGACCGACTTGACAACTCACTGTTGCAAGATCACTGTACAGGCTGCTTCAGGTTTCCGTTCCTGAGTTTCCTGAGTACCTCATTGCAGCCGGCCAATGCCAGTATTGCCGCCACGATGATGACCGGAGTGAAAATAAACGAGATCAAATACAGTATCATTGCTGCATCAAACATGCCAGTGTTGAATACGGAAGCAAGCCTGTGCATGCCCATGATGATGCCCATTATAATGCCGATCAGCAGTATCACTACACCGACCAGTAGTATGGAACTTGCAACGAGCAGCCTCGTGATCAATGGTCCAGGCAGAGAGTTGGTTGAGACCCCCGAAAGGAGGTTTGGAACCAGCATAATTATCACTATAGCAGGAATGATAACCATGGCAAATCCAGCCATGAGCAGCAGGGCTCCCGTTCTCGGGGACCTAAACCTGTTTGAGGATCTTGACAGCCTGTCAAATCCCCTGTAAAGCATGAAGTATGAAATCAAGGCTACCGCAGTAATGGCAATGATCAATGCAATGAAATAGGCAAAAGACGGAGAACTTATAAAATTGGAGACAGATGTGGATACGGATGTTCCGGAAATAGGGGCTATACTTGAGATACCGTATCCGGAAAATGTTGTCACAAGCCCAACGATCCCTGATATTATGCTAATCGCCGCAAATACCCTGATCGATAGTATACCAGCTACCTGGCTATCTGATGAGGGTACTTCCATCTCAAGCCCACAGACCGGGCAGACAGTTGCCCCGCTGTCAACTTCTGATCCGCACGTTGGGCATTTCCTTAGCATCTGAGATCATTGCTCCAGTATTATTAAAATTCGTTGGCTGATCCGGATATCAGTCCTCATATACTGATTTTCCCTCCGCAATAACCATTTTTGGGTGCGAGGACAGCAGGAAGGGATCATCATTCCAAACGCTGAATGAAGCTGTATAACCGGCCTCGACTCTTCCCAGGGATTTTATTCCAAGTATCTCGGCAGGTTGGCTTGTCAACTTTGCTATAACCTCTTCCCTGCCGAGTCCAAATCTCATGAAATGCCTCATCGTGTAGAACAGGTTTCGCTGCAGTATCACAGGGTGGTCGGACATCATGCAGAATTTTATTCCGGAGTTAAGCACCTTTTCAGCATTCCTCCACGATTCATGCTTCAGCTCAACCTTGTAGGGGTGTGTATCAAGAGGGCCATAGACAAGAGGAATTCCTGCGGCAGAAACCTTCCTGAAAACCTCCTCGTGATGAATATCAATCCCATGATTGAGCACGGCGTTGAAACCAAATTCGTCTCTCAGCTTCATAAGCGTGAACGCATCATCCTCCTTGTGAAGGTGCACCATCAAGCGGTATTTTCCTTGAAGAATGTTCATGAAGACATCCACTATTGGTTCTATTTCGTCCGGGATTTTCTTCCCGGATGCGATAAGGTTCGCAGTTTTTCTCGCCTTAATAAAATTCTCACGGAGCAGAGCAACTGCACCCATCCTCGTTGTGGGGCGCTTTCCCTTCCATTCAGTCGTGCTTCTCGGGTTGTACCCAAGAGCAGCCTTGATCCCAATAT is a window from the Thermoplasmatales archaeon genome containing:
- a CDS encoding dihydroorotase — translated: MRAIKAKVLYDGTSSKRDVYISFDDTIKNVSENKPDCEIVSEGFVTPAFIDGHSHIGMVRAGEPAAEDESNEQMDSIYPLVSALDSVYMDDHAFGESIENGVLYSVVLPGSGNPIGGKAVLIRNYASNIDQAYMQDIGIKAALGYNPRSTTEWKGKRPTTRMGAVALLRENFIKARKTANLIASGKKIPDEIEPIVDVFMNILQGKYRLMVHLHKEDDAFTLMKLRDEFGFNAVLNHGIDIHHEEVFRKVSAAGIPLVYGPLDTHPYKVELKHESWRNAEKVLNSGIKFCMMSDHPVILQRNLFYTMRHFMRFGLGREEVIAKLTSQPAEILGIKSLGRVEAGYTASFSVWNDDPFLLSSHPKMVIAEGKSVYED
- a CDS encoding putative transposase yields the protein MLKTLQIKLLPDDNQKVILTDTFRQFNDACNFVSEIAWNRKIFNKVLLQKIVYHDIRDKFGLASQLAIRVIAKVVETYKTDKAIFHEFREYGSIVYDQRILSFKGMDEVSINTVQGRIRIHITIGKYGEIPFRRMRGQSDLVRKNKLFYLMVAIDVPVEPQIEPKDIMGVDLGRVNIAVDSTGKYYSGDKIEKVRKRYSALRVDLQSAGTTSARRHLKKLSGKEGRFAKNTNHVISKEIVQKAKGTSSAVAIENLKGLRERTTVRKRERYQHNSWAFHQLRSFIEYKARIMGVPVIPVTPENTSRECPSCHTIDRRNRPERPKFKCISCGLEGEADFIASLNIRNRAAVNQPIVAGEPKNAQLQAPKL
- a CDS encoding Pirin, which gives rise to MKDIKSKNVEYIYAGTTTTDGAGVKLKRIFGGHESAVRTDPFLLLDHFGSNKPEEYLSGFPWHPHRGIETVTYLLEGKVEHQDSEGNRGTIYPSDIQWMSAASGIFHQEMPKPLDDKDPKELLRTTGMTTSSVGFQLWINMPAKIKMSTPMYNGIQGKTTPVVDDGNGSTVKMVAGEYLGTEGSLKGRSEVDPTYLDVRMDRETEFTFPVKTGYTSIIYSIAGEVMTGSTGEKLLPGSAAVFGNDGDAVSVSSRDSGGRFIFLSGKPLREPIYWYGPMVMNTREQINEALRDLQSGSFIRDKNPIFQ